The Engystomops pustulosus chromosome 9, aEngPut4.maternal, whole genome shotgun sequence genome includes a window with the following:
- the LOC140077057 gene encoding uncharacterized protein yields MELANDLNVDEDIQNVDSKKVDFTNDGNDDPDDVVEGEDRKIRHICPVCRKSFKQSCHLNRHKKLHSRRRIYKCRECSKSFRDHKQLEIHHRFHTGEKPFKCSECGKTFATKSHLTTHHRCHTGVKPYKCTLCTQSFTYISGLKIHQLTHSGDKPHKCTECPKAFTRKTHLVRHWMIHTGEKPYKCDKCGKTFCRRYTLTSHYRIHTEKRPQEDPESSGTTDDSDD; encoded by the coding sequence GAGTTGGCAAATGATCTAAATGTGGATGAAGATATCCAGAATGTGGACAGCAAGAAAGTTGATTTTACCAATGATGGGAATGATGACCCTGATGATGTTGTGGAGGGTGAAGATAGAAAGATCCGTCACATCTGCCCTGTGTGTCGGAAATCATTTAAGCAAAGTTGTCATTTAAATAGGCACAAAAAGTTGCACTCCAGGCGCCGCATCTACAAATGTCGTGAATGTTCTAAAAGTTTTCGTGATCACAAACAACTGGAGATCCATCACAGAttccacactggggagaagccctTCAAGTGTTCCGAGTGTGGGAAGACTTTTGCGACTAAGTCCCACCTTACAACCCATCACAGATGTCACACAGGGGTGAAACCGTACAAGTGCACCCTGTGTACTCAGAGTTTTACTTACATATCGGGTCTTAAAATCCATCAACTAACTCACAGCGGGGATAAGCCGCACAAGTGCACCGAGTGCCCGAAAGCCTTTACACGGAAGACCCACCTGGTGCGCCACTGGATGATACACACCGGAGAGAAACCCTACAAATGTGACAAGTGCGGGAAGACCTTCTGTAGGAGATATACTCTGACTTCACACTACAGAATCCACACTGAGAAGAGACCACAAGAAGATCCTGAGTCTTCTGGAACAACGGATGATTCTGATGATTGA